The Longimicrobium sp. sequence AGGGGGCTCCCGCGGCATTCACCGGAGCCGGTCGAACCCCGAGCGAAGTTCTCCCCTCTCCCGGCGCGGTTTGCCGGCGGAGGGGGCGGGGGAGGGGCCCCCCCGAGCAGGACCGATCACTCCAGCCGAATGCACGCTGCACGGCCGGGACGCAGCACAACGGGAACGGGACGAAGGGACATCGGATGGATGTGATGCTGTTGCTGAAGGCCGCCGTCATGGGGCTGGTCGAGGGAGCCACGGAGTTCATTCCCGTGTCGTCGACGGGGCACCTGATCCTGGCCGGCAAGTGGCTGGGCTTCGATTCGTACGCCAACCACGAGACCTTCGACGTCTTCATCCAGCTGGGCGCCATCCTGGCCGTCGTCTGGCTGTATCGTCAGAAGGTGTTCGGCGTGCTCGCCGCCGCGCCGCGCGACCCCAACGCCCGCCGGCTGATCTACAACCTGCTGATCGCCTTTGCCCCGGCGGCGCTGGTGGGCTTCTTCGCGCGCGACTTCATCAAGGAAGTGCTATTCGACACCACCATCGTCGCGATCGCGCTGGTGCTGGGCGGCATCGCCATCCTGCTGGTGGAGCACTGGCACAAGACGCGGGCGGTGACCACGGAAAGCGTGGACGACATCCGCCCGCCGACCGCCCTGGGCGTGGGGCTGGCGCAGCTGCTCTCGCTCGTCCCGGGCGTGTCGCGCTCCGGCGCCACCATCATGGGCGGCCTGTCGCTGGGGATGTCGCGCCTGGCCGCGACCGAGTTCTCGTTCTTCCTGGCCATCCCCGTGATGGTGGCCGCCAGCGGCTTCGACCTGTTCAAGAGCCGCCACCTGCTGTCGGCGGCGGACGCGCCGGTGTTCGCCGTGGGCTTCGTGGTGTCGTTCATCGCGGCGATGGTCGTCATCCGGGCCTTGATTCGCTTCGTCTCCAGCAACACCTTCGTGCCGTTCGCCTGGTACCGCATCGCCGTGGGCCTGGTGCTGCTCGCGATGGCCTGGACCACCCGGGGCGGCTGAGGCCGCCGCGGCACCCCGTTTTCTCCTCCCCCGGCCCGGACCCGACCTCATGCCCAGCGTATCGTCCCTGTTCACCCAGCGGCTCCCCGCCGAGCTGGCCCGCAAGCTGGACCGCACCGAGGCCGCCGCGCGCGAGGCGCTGATCGACGTGCACGCCAACCTGGCGCTGGACCTGGTGGCCATCCTGGCGCCGCGCATGCCCTTCGACGAGGCCATCGACCGCTACATCGAGACGATGGAGCTGGACGGCGACGAGGCCGAGCCCATCGGCACGCGGGCGGTGGCGCTGATGGACGAGCGCGAGGTGAGCGAAGACCTGGCGCGCGAGGGGCACCGGGGATGGGGATGGGACTGGCGCTACGCCACGCCCATGGGCGCGCTCCGCTACATCCGCCGCCACAAGCAGCGCAGCGACGAAGAAAGCCTGTGGCTGGAGCTGGCCGCCGCGCGCGCCGAGGAAACGCTGGTGACGGCGCACATCCGCTTCGCCATGGAGTTCGTGGACCTGATGGAGCAGCACCAGCACGCCGACCCCAGCCGCGCCGTGGCGCATTACGTGGAGCGGCTGGACCTTCCGGAGCTGCGCGCGCGGATGGTGTACCAGCGCGCCCTGGCCCGCCTGGCCGACGACCTGCTGCCGCGCCTGCCCGACGAGTGATGCCGCGCTCGGCCCGGCCGCGCACGAACCTTGCGCCTGACGGGGCCGGAAACTCCGCGCGTGTGCCGCGGACCCGCCCCGGCGGGCGTTCGTGCATCCCGAATACTCAGTGCAGATGATGAACCGATCGGAGTGGGCGCAGAAGGCTGCCGCCGCGGCGCTGCTGGTGCTGCTGGCCGCCTGCGGGGGCGGCGACGGCAAGGGCGAGGGCGACGGCGAGCAGGCCAACGACAGCGCCACGGCCGCCGCGCCGGGCGACAGCGGCGCGGCGCAGGGCGCGCAGCCCGGGCAGACGGCCAACAACCTTCCCGCCGGCCCCACGACGCAGCTGCCGCCCAACGAATTGGGCCGCATCATGGTGCTGGAGTACCACCGCACCGGCAGCCCCGAGGGCGAGTTCGTCCGCACGCTGGAGAACT is a genomic window containing:
- a CDS encoding undecaprenyl-diphosphate phosphatase, with product MDVMLLLKAAVMGLVEGATEFIPVSSTGHLILAGKWLGFDSYANHETFDVFIQLGAILAVVWLYRQKVFGVLAAAPRDPNARRLIYNLLIAFAPAALVGFFARDFIKEVLFDTTIVAIALVLGGIAILLVEHWHKTRAVTTESVDDIRPPTALGVGLAQLLSLVPGVSRSGATIMGGLSLGMSRLAATEFSFFLAIPVMVAASGFDLFKSRHLLSAADAPVFAVGFVVSFIAAMVVIRALIRFVSSNTFVPFAWYRIAVGLVLLAMAWTTRGG